The Fictibacillus arsenicus genome contains a region encoding:
- a CDS encoding NUDIX hydrolase translates to MENLTEKTITKEQIYNGKIIDLYVEEVELPNKKIGKREIVKHPGAVAILAVTDEGKILMVEQFRKPLEKTIIEIPAGKLEKGEDPLECAKRELLEETGYSCEKMEPIGSFYTSPGFADELIHLFFTDSLIKKGAQMTDEDEFLNAMEISVDEARQMVKDERIHDAKTAYGVMYMELARAAGR, encoded by the coding sequence ATGGAAAATTTGACAGAAAAAACGATAACCAAGGAACAGATATATAATGGAAAGATTATAGATTTATATGTAGAAGAAGTGGAACTGCCTAACAAAAAGATCGGAAAACGTGAGATTGTTAAGCATCCAGGGGCTGTAGCAATACTAGCTGTTACAGATGAAGGGAAAATCCTCATGGTGGAACAATTTCGCAAACCTCTAGAGAAAACCATCATTGAGATTCCTGCAGGCAAGCTCGAAAAGGGAGAAGACCCGCTGGAATGTGCAAAACGGGAGCTGCTTGAAGAGACAGGGTACAGCTGCGAAAAAATGGAGCCGATCGGTTCTTTTTACACTTCCCCAGGTTTTGCTGATGAGCTGATTCATTTATTTTTTACGGATTCACTAATAAAAAAAGGTGCTCAGATGACAGACGAAGATGAATTCTTAAATGCTATGGAAATAAGTGTTGACGAAGCAAGACAAATGGTGAAAGACGAAAGAATTCATGATGCGAAAACCGCCTACGGTGTAATGTATATGGAGCTTGCTCGTGCAGCAGGCAGATAA
- the mciZ gene encoding Z-ring formation inhibitor MciZ, with protein MKIYLQPKGITLVGKAWQIKYMLRNYMRQHELVQDWIDATAPKK; from the coding sequence ATGAAGATCTATTTGCAGCCAAAAGGGATTACATTAGTAGGCAAAGCATGGCAGATTAAATATATGTTAAGAAACTATATGCGCCAGCACGAGCTCGTTCAAGACTGGATTGATGCAACAGCACCTAAAAAGTAG
- a CDS encoding aldo/keto reductase: MNKRRIGTSELYAGELGLGCMSLSPDLGKENESIVKTALDHGINYFDTADLYNFGWNEELIGKLLKDVRHDIILATKGGNDWNEAKDSWNWNPSKKYIKSALKESLRRLQTDYIDLYQLHGGTIEDPMDETIEAFEELVSEGLIRYYGISSIRPNTIQYYAEHSNIQSVMMQYSLLDRRPEELFPYLKSKEISVVARGPVAKGWLSEKAFVKNHDEMFLSFNGKDIQQKLEKVKTIIPQDEKLTQTALKFILSHSVVATAAAGASSIEQLLENINTFKSPGLTESERKELEALFPAETYEAHRK, translated from the coding sequence ATTAACAAAAGAAGGATTGGTACTTCTGAACTTTATGCAGGTGAACTTGGACTTGGCTGCATGTCCCTTTCTCCTGACCTTGGAAAGGAAAACGAGAGCATTGTGAAGACAGCTCTCGATCATGGTATTAACTATTTTGACACAGCTGATCTATACAATTTTGGCTGGAATGAAGAATTAATAGGAAAGCTTTTAAAAGATGTAAGGCATGATATTATCCTAGCAACTAAAGGCGGAAATGACTGGAATGAAGCTAAAGATAGCTGGAATTGGAATCCGTCTAAAAAGTACATAAAATCTGCTCTTAAAGAAAGCCTGCGTCGCTTGCAAACGGATTATATCGATCTTTATCAGCTGCATGGCGGAACTATCGAAGACCCGATGGACGAAACGATTGAAGCTTTTGAAGAACTGGTATCTGAAGGATTGATCCGTTATTACGGCATATCGTCAATTCGTCCGAACACAATCCAATATTATGCTGAGCATTCTAACATCCAAAGCGTAATGATGCAGTACAGCCTTCTTGACAGAAGGCCTGAAGAACTTTTCCCTTATTTAAAATCCAAAGAAATCAGTGTTGTAGCACGGGGACCTGTCGCAAAAGGATGGCTTAGCGAGAAGGCATTTGTGAAGAATCACGACGAAATGTTTCTATCTTTTAATGGAAAAGATATTCAACAGAAGTTAGAAAAGGTTAAAACGATCATCCCGCAAGACGAAAAACTTACTCAAACGGCATTAAAATTCATTCTCAGTCACTCAGTTGTAGCAACCGCTGCAGCTGGAGCAAGTTCGATTGAACAGCTGTTAGAAAATATCAATACCTTTAAATCTCCTGGGCTGACTGAAAGTGAAAGAAAAGAACTTGAGGCTTTGTTTCCAGCAGAAACTTATGAAGCTCACCGGAAATAA
- a CDS encoding thiolase family protein, producing MSIYLIDGARTAFGSFGKSLTDISPTQLGETTAIEAMKRANITPSDVTDVVYGNVIHSSKNAAYVARHTALKAGVPSSVPAMLVNRLCGSGLQAVVSAMQNLRDHEGGIALCGGIENMSQSPHASFTHRFHNQKFGAISFEDMLLQTLSDEYIGCGMGITAENLAKQYNISREEQDEYASHSHQKAAAASESGRFKDEIVSVPLKNDEFFTEDEGIKPQTTSSKLGQLRPSFQKDGTVTAGNSSSINDGAVSLILAHEKDIKEKKLNPLAEIVSWAVTGVDPNVMGIGPVPAIRMALDRAELSIDDIGLFEINEAFSSQYLAVEKELKLDRGRTNVNGGAIALGHPVGASGARLLLTLAYEMKKRNETYGAASLCIGGGQGIAMILKLAK from the coding sequence ATGAGTATCTACTTAATTGATGGTGCCAGAACGGCATTTGGTTCTTTTGGAAAATCATTAACAGATATATCCCCGACACAGCTTGGAGAAACAACAGCAATCGAAGCGATGAAGCGTGCCAACATAACTCCCTCGGATGTAACAGATGTGGTATACGGAAATGTTATTCACTCTAGTAAAAATGCTGCTTATGTTGCGCGTCATACAGCGCTAAAGGCAGGTGTTCCTTCAAGTGTTCCTGCAATGCTGGTCAACAGGCTATGCGGATCGGGACTGCAAGCTGTTGTCTCTGCCATGCAGAATCTACGAGATCATGAAGGCGGCATAGCATTATGCGGTGGAATTGAAAACATGTCACAGTCTCCTCATGCTTCATTTACTCACCGGTTTCACAATCAAAAATTCGGTGCAATCTCTTTTGAGGATATGCTGCTTCAAACACTTAGTGATGAGTATATAGGATGCGGGATGGGAATTACTGCAGAAAATTTAGCAAAACAGTATAACATCTCGAGAGAAGAACAAGATGAATATGCAAGCCATAGTCATCAAAAAGCTGCAGCAGCAAGTGAAAGCGGAAGATTTAAAGATGAGATCGTGTCGGTACCTTTAAAAAATGATGAGTTTTTTACAGAAGATGAAGGAATTAAACCGCAGACAACCTCTTCAAAACTTGGCCAGCTGCGTCCTTCTTTCCAAAAAGATGGAACAGTAACTGCAGGAAACTCTTCATCTATAAATGACGGAGCTGTTTCTTTAATTCTTGCTCATGAGAAAGATATAAAAGAAAAGAAACTAAATCCTCTAGCAGAAATTGTTTCATGGGCTGTTACAGGAGTTGATCCTAATGTCATGGGTATCGGTCCAGTTCCTGCGATCAGGATGGCTTTGGATAGAGCGGAATTGTCTATTGATGATATTGGCTTATTTGAAATAAATGAAGCATTCAGCTCCCAGTACTTAGCTGTGGAAAAAGAGCTAAAGCTTGACCGCGGCCGAACAAATGTAAATGGAGGAGCTATTGCATTAGGACATCCTGTTGGAGCAAGCGGTGCGAGGCTCCTATTAACACTTGCATACGAAATGAAGAAGCGGAATGAAACATACGGCGCCGCGAGTCTATGTATCGGCGGTGGCCAGGGGATTGCAATGATTTTGAAATTGGCAAAATAA